From the genome of Desulfuromonas acetoxidans DSM 684:
ACTCGAACGGTTCCCAAGGGGAAACTGCCTATGGTTTTGTGGGCTTCCGGAGCGCAATGCAATCCGACACGGACCGCTATTGCAAAATCACGATCCAGGATGAAACCCATCTCAGCCGGATCGCATCCAGACAGGGTAAACGACACCACTGTCGCGTTTTCCGGTCCATAGAGTGTGATACCGGAGATCTCGCCAAGACCTTGACGAAGACGTTGCGCCAGCAGAAATTCATGCCGATGCACCTGGCCCAACCCTTGCGCCATGAGAAAATCGATTCCTGCGGTCAACGCCGCTAATGCCGGCGTATTTAATGTGCCGCTTTCAAAACGTTCCGGCATCTGTTCCGGTTGTTCAAGATGACTGGACAAGGTGCCGGTGCCGCCATAGACGAGCGGTTTTAAGGTAATGTCGGGACCAACATAAAGAAAACCGGTCCCCTGGGGACCAAACAGGGATTTATGGCCGGGCGCCGCCAACAGGTCAATGGCCATGCCCTGAACATCAATAGGATACACACCTGCACTCTGCGCGGCATCGACCATAAACAGAATCCCCTGCTCGCGACACCAGGGGCCAATGGCGTCTATCGGCTGCACGGTGCCGGTAACATTGGAGCAGTGATTGATAACCACCAGTTTTGGTTTGGCTCCGGCGGAGCAGACCTGTTGCACCTGTTCACAGGTGATCTGGCCCGCTGTATCACCCTGCACTTTGTCAACGATCACTCCCCTCTCTTTAAGGGCGTGAAGAGGGCGGGCGACGGCATTGTGCTCCATGGATGTGGTGACGACACGATCTCCCGATTCCAGAAGACCAAACAACGCCTGATTGATGGCCGAAGTGGCATTGCCGGTAAAAACAACACGGGAGCAATCGGCAATGGCAAAAAGGGAGGCAACAGCAAGGCGTGCCTTAAGGACAAGTTGTGCAGCCTGATTGGCAAGGGAATAGCTGCCCCGACCCGGGTTAGCACCACAGGTGCGGCTGATATGATCAAGAGTCTGATAAACCGATTCGGGTTTGGGGAAACTTGTAGCGGAATTGTCCAGATAGATGATGGACTCGTCGTTATGGGCTGAGGTCACTCTTCCCCCTGGTATATGAGTTTTTTGCCCTCCCCAACTATGAAAAGTCCTAAACAAACATCTCGATTTATAGAAAATTCCATAATGGTAATTTACGTGTAGGGCTACGTTTTCATTGAAAACTACCATCAAGAGAGTGCAAAGGCAAGCGATTCTCCACCCGTGTTTTTCACAAACAGGCACCTAACATTAAGCTTGTTGACACACACGATATATTGTGTTTTAAATCCTCTTCAACACTCCATGTGGTACAAAAATCAACATTCAGCAAAGGATCCCCTACATGTCAAAATCCGCTAAAAACACGACTTTACCGCTTACCAACAACGCCTTGACGGTACTGGAACGTCGCTATCTTAAACGCGACGAAAAAGGTCGCGCACTGGAAACTCCGGCGAATATGTTTGAACGTGTCGCCAATGCGATCGCCGAGGCAGAAAAAAAATTCGACAAAAAAGCGGACACGAAAAAAGTTGCAGCGGAATTTTACGACATGATTACCAACCTGGAATTTTTGCCCAACTCACCGACGCTGATGAATGCCGGTCGTGAATTGGGTCAATTATCGGCATGTTTCGTCCTGCCGGTTGCGGATTCCATGGAAAGCATTTTCGAAGCCATCAAAAACACCGCCCTAATCCACAAAAGTGGCGGCGGCACCGGTTTTTCCTTCAGCCGTATCCGTCCGGCTAATGATGTCGTGCTGTCGACCAAAGGCGTGTCTTCCGGTCCGTTGTCATTTATGAAAGTGTTTGATGCTGCCACTGAAACCATCAAGCAAGGCGGTACTCGCCGTGGTGCCAACATGGGTATTCTGCGTGTCGACCATCCCGACATCATGGATTTCATCATGTGCAAGCGTGATCAGACCGTGCTGACCAACTTCAACATCTCCGTCGGCCTGACCGAAGAATTCATGGAAGCGGTTAAGACTGACGGCGAGTATGACATCATCAACCCGCGCACCGGTGAGGTGTGTGACAAGATGTCCGCAGCTAAAGTGTTTGACCATATCGTTGATCTGGCCTGGAACAATGGCGAGCCGGGGATCATCTTCCTCGACCGTCTCAATCGTGACAACCCGACACCGCACATCGGAGAGATTGAAAGTACCAACCCGTGCGGTGAGCAACCCCTGTTGCCCTACGAATCATGCAACCTGGGGTCAATCAACCTCAACCGGATGGTCAAAGACGGTCAGGTCGATTGGGACAAACTGCGTAAAACAGTGCAGAAGTCCGTCCGTTTTCTCGACAATGTCATTGAAGTCAACAACTACCCGATTCCGGAAATTACCGAAATGTCTCTGGCCAACCGCAAGATCGGTCTCGGCATCATGGGGTGGGCAGACATGCTGATTCGGGTCGGTATCTCGTATTGTGATCAGGAAGCTGCTGAGCTGGCAGCCAAGCTGATGAAGTTCATCAACGATGAAGCCCATCAAGCCTCACGCGATCTGGCTAAAGAACGTGGTGCCTTCCCTAACTTTGAAGGCAGTATTTTCGAGCAACGCCAGGAGCCGAAAATCCGCAACGCCACCTGTACCACCATTGCTCCGACCGGCACCATCTCCATCATTGCCAACAGCTCCAGCGGCATTGAACCGCTGTTTGCCGTATCCTATGTGCGTCAGGTCATGGACAACGATATTCTGGTTGAGGTGAACCCGCTGTTTGAAGAAGTCGCCAAAGAACGTGGCTTCTACTCGCCGGAACTGATGAAGCTGATCGCTGAAAAAGGCACCATTCAGGATTTTGACCAAATTCCGGAAGATGTGCGCCGTGTGTTTGTTACCGCTCACGACATCACTCCGGAAGAGCATATCCGCATGCAGTCGGCGTTCCAGAAATACACGGACAACGCGGTCTCCAAAACGGTTAACTTCTGCAACAGCGCCAACCGCGACGATGTGGCTCAGGTCTATCAGATGGCATACGAAAGCGGCTGTAAAGGCGTGACCATCTATCGTGACGGTTCACGTGATGCTCAAGTGCTGTCGGTCAAAAAAGAGGAGAAAAACGAATCCACGGTACCGATGGAGAGCAAAAAAGCAACACGCAAGCGCGATCGCCCGCGCACTCTCGATGGTGCCACCTACCAGATGGAAACGGGCTGCGGACCGCTTTATGTCACCATCAATGAAGACAAGCATGGTCTGTTCGAAGTTTTCACCACCATGGGTAAGGCCGGTGGTTGTGCGGCATCACAGTGTGAGGCGTTGGGGCGTCTGGTCTCCCTGGCGTGGCGTAGTGGTGTTCAGGCGCGCCAATCGGTGAAGCAACTGATCGGCATCTCCTGTCATAAGCCTTCCGGTTTCGGTAACAACCGCATCACCTCTTGCGCCGATGCACTGGCTAAGGCGATTCAGATGCACATGCAGCAGGAAGTGGAAGAAAGCCATCAGCAGAATGGCGGTGCCTGCCCCGAGTGTGGTGGCCCGGTTGAGCATGAAGGTGGCTGTTGTGTGTGCCACGCTTGTGGCTATTCCGAATGCGCTTAGCAATCGGTTAGCGATCAAGAGTTTCTGCAAAAAAGGCCACGTGAAAACGTGGCCCGACTATCCCCTTAAATGGAATGTGGCAGGAAGGTATCCCCTTCCTGCTTTTTTTATTTTCGCGACAAAATGTTTTTCCCGCGATAGTAGGCCTTGCCACGTTTTATCGTTTCACCGTGCATACCAGCTCCGAACACACCCATA
Proteins encoded in this window:
- a CDS encoding aminotransferase class V-fold PLP-dependent enzyme, with translation MTSAHNDESIIYLDNSATSFPKPESVYQTLDHISRTCGANPGRGSYSLANQAAQLVLKARLAVASLFAIADCSRVVFTGNATSAINQALFGLLESGDRVVTTSMEHNAVARPLHALKERGVIVDKVQGDTAGQITCEQVQQVCSAGAKPKLVVINHCSNVTGTVQPIDAIGPWCREQGILFMVDAAQSAGVYPIDVQGMAIDLLAAPGHKSLFGPQGTGFLYVGPDITLKPLVYGGTGTLSSHLEQPEQMPERFESGTLNTPALAALTAGIDFLMAQGLGQVHRHEFLLAQRLRQGLGEISGITLYGPENATVVSFTLSGCDPAEMGFILDRDFAIAVRVGLHCAPEAHKTIGSFPLGTVRVSPGFFNTEQHIERLIEAVREIADAS
- a CDS encoding vitamin B12-dependent ribonucleotide reductase, encoding MSKSAKNTTLPLTNNALTVLERRYLKRDEKGRALETPANMFERVANAIAEAEKKFDKKADTKKVAAEFYDMITNLEFLPNSPTLMNAGRELGQLSACFVLPVADSMESIFEAIKNTALIHKSGGGTGFSFSRIRPANDVVLSTKGVSSGPLSFMKVFDAATETIKQGGTRRGANMGILRVDHPDIMDFIMCKRDQTVLTNFNISVGLTEEFMEAVKTDGEYDIINPRTGEVCDKMSAAKVFDHIVDLAWNNGEPGIIFLDRLNRDNPTPHIGEIESTNPCGEQPLLPYESCNLGSINLNRMVKDGQVDWDKLRKTVQKSVRFLDNVIEVNNYPIPEITEMSLANRKIGLGIMGWADMLIRVGISYCDQEAAELAAKLMKFINDEAHQASRDLAKERGAFPNFEGSIFEQRQEPKIRNATCTTIAPTGTISIIANSSSGIEPLFAVSYVRQVMDNDILVEVNPLFEEVAKERGFYSPELMKLIAEKGTIQDFDQIPEDVRRVFVTAHDITPEEHIRMQSAFQKYTDNAVSKTVNFCNSANRDDVAQVYQMAYESGCKGVTIYRDGSRDAQVLSVKKEEKNESTVPMESKKATRKRDRPRTLDGATYQMETGCGPLYVTINEDKHGLFEVFTTMGKAGGCAASQCEALGRLVSLAWRSGVQARQSVKQLIGISCHKPSGFGNNRITSCADALAKAIQMHMQQEVEESHQQNGGACPECGGPVEHEGGCCVCHACGYSECA